From a region of the Methanobrevibacter olleyae genome:
- a CDS encoding DUF2070 family protein: MSSMSSVAGLSKYIRTLPKAKSSLLIIVVMSFILGSILFLLKPVSIGSILENLLYGGAFGFIVFGLPAIITGSTDQKWVYSLNGINLKAKHSMFLALVSMTIAGIVSILGTILGHFVDVDLFVNSILFGSVFAFAFNILVIWSTTRIKLFKSVIIAIIQPLLMIGMLIITSFLNNIETVFELGIIGTILKVITASIIFLLAIYSFIRVVESPMKKNLGFGVLEILSYFILHMNEGSDTIEDLFDNVGEAIDTIVGVASFRRLDGSIKALFISPCVHPGPLGDIGGSNMPTILADRFDAFTMVAHGPSTHDFNPVSRKEIVKIEEAVRKALDTMEYSGKASRFIRYSHKKANIGIQFFKNGTIMLSTFAPSGSDDIEYAVGLAAMIESQKEIGTENNILVDCHNSFNEEKGGVLPGNPELFQLLDTIKLINPLDLEHEIKVGCYHTDLGGFDKHQGIGESGLKTMVIEVNGQRTAYVLFDSNNMELGYRETIFNAVKDLDIDEIEVMTTDTHTVNTLSAGYNPVGTVEKEKIIDYVKLSIMEAIRDLEPVEAGTNTERILNLKTFGPNNSTELISTISSIVAVSKIIAPLTFIIAIIFVFIWIFLF, translated from the coding sequence ATGTCCAGTATGAGTAGTGTAGCAGGATTATCAAAATATATAAGAACGTTACCTAAAGCTAAAAGCTCCTTACTAATAATAGTTGTAATGAGTTTTATTTTAGGATCTATACTATTTTTATTAAAACCTGTAAGTATAGGAAGCATACTAGAAAACTTACTTTATGGAGGAGCATTTGGTTTTATTGTTTTCGGACTTCCTGCAATAATAACTGGTTCTACAGACCAAAAATGGGTATATTCCCTTAATGGAATAAACCTTAAAGCAAAGCATTCTATGTTTTTGGCACTTGTTTCTATGACAATTGCAGGTATTGTAAGTATTCTTGGAACTATATTAGGGCATTTTGTAGATGTTGATTTATTTGTTAACTCAATATTATTCGGTTCTGTTTTTGCATTTGCATTCAATATTCTTGTTATATGGAGTACAACTAGAATAAAACTATTTAAATCAGTGATCATTGCTATTATCCAACCATTACTCATGATTGGAATGTTAATTATTACAAGCTTTTTAAATAATATTGAAACTGTATTTGAACTTGGAATAATTGGGACAATATTGAAAGTGATAACAGCTAGTATAATATTTTTACTTGCAATTTACTCATTTATTAGAGTGGTAGAGTCTCCTATGAAGAAAAACTTAGGATTCGGAGTATTAGAAATTCTCAGTTACTTCATTTTACATATGAATGAAGGATCAGACACCATAGAAGATTTATTTGACAATGTTGGAGAAGCTATTGATACTATTGTAGGTGTTGCAAGCTTTAGAAGATTAGATGGAAGTATAAAAGCACTGTTCATAAGTCCATGTGTACACCCTGGACCTCTTGGAGATATTGGAGGTTCTAATATGCCAACTATATTAGCAGATAGATTTGATGCATTTACAATGGTTGCCCACGGACCATCTACCCACGACTTTAACCCAGTTTCAAGAAAAGAAATTGTTAAGATTGAAGAAGCCGTTAGAAAAGCATTAGATACTATGGAGTACTCTGGAAAAGCAAGCCGATTTATTAGGTATTCCCATAAAAAAGCAAATATTGGCATACAATTCTTTAAAAATGGAACAATTATGTTATCTACATTTGCTCCGTCAGGTAGCGATGATATTGAATATGCAGTAGGGCTTGCAGCAATGATTGAAAGCCAGAAAGAAATAGGTACTGAAAATAACATTTTAGTTGATTGTCATAATTCATTTAATGAAGAAAAAGGAGGAGTTCTTCCAGGAAATCCAGAATTATTCCAATTACTTGATACAATCAAGTTAATAAATCCTCTAGATTTAGAACATGAGATTAAGGTTGGTTGTTATCATACAGACCTTGGAGGATTTGATAAACATCAAGGAATTGGGGAAAGTGGTTTAAAAACTATGGTGATTGAGGTCAACGGGCAAAGAACTGCTTATGTATTGTTTGATTCTAATAATATGGAACTTGGCTATAGAGAAACCATATTTAATGCTGTAAAAGACTTGGATATTGATGAAATTGAAGTTATGACAACTGATACCCATACAGTTAATACTTTATCTGCAGGATACAATCCTGTAGGAACTGTTGAAAAAGAAAAAATAATTGATTATGTAAAACTTTCAATTATGGAAGCTATTAGAGATTTAGAGCCTGTTGAAGCTGGAACCAATACTGAAAGAATTTTAAATCTTAAAACATTCGGCCCAAATAATTCAACAGAACTTATTTCAACTATCAGTTCCATTGTAGCTGTAAGTAAGATAATTGCACCTTTAACATTCATAATAGCAATTATTTTTGTATTCATTTGGATATTTTTATTTTAA
- a CDS encoding EMC6-like membrane protein has product MDVTVKIVSIHLVAAVAAALIATAFTIGILGFTNHVFAFVIGVVILYFVGQLCQKLYGEDAKGFSTWLWDGILPFGFFWFILWTILTNYL; this is encoded by the coding sequence ATGGATGTCACTGTTAAAATTGTATCAATTCATCTTGTTGCAGCAGTTGCTGCAGCTCTTATAGCTACTGCATTTACAATAGGAATCTTAGGATTTACAAATCATGTATTTGCTTTTGTAATAGGTGTAGTAATTCTTTATTTTGTAGGTCAACTTTGTCAAAAATTGTATGGTGAAGATGCTAAAGGGTTTTCTACTTGGTTATGGGATGGAATCCTTCCGTTCGGATTCTTTTGGTTCATTTTATGGACTATTTTAACTAATTATTTATAA